DNA from Parageobacillus thermoglucosidasius:
AAGCGGCGCGCGCTCAGGGTTTAATGTATAAATAAAGGCCATTCGTTCATTCACCCCAAGCACCACTTCATCGCTGTCTTTTACCCCATCTTTTAATGCCATGATTTGATAAGAGTGAAGCGATTTTCTTAAATCAATTAAGGCTTTGTTCCGGTCGGAACCAACCGGAGCCTGGCCGTTGTCTCCCATGATGATCCAATAATGATCTTTTAAAGCTTCCTCCCAAGAATCATAGCAATCCAATATGTTTTGCAGCTGTTTGTCTACTTTGCTGATTCCCTTTATATCCATCGGGCCGTTTTTATGGACGGTTTTGTCCATATCAGGAAAATAAACAATGGTAAAAGAAGGAAGGGAATTAGTTTCAATAAGATATTTTAATTCTTGAGCAGAAAAACGGTCATTAAACCCAAACTTTTGCCAGAAATGCCCGTTTCGTTTGAAAGGGCTGATCCTGGAAAAGGATCCGTATGTAAACAGCCGGCTTCCGTTTGTTTTCGACTCCTTATTCCAAGAAGGGAAAAATGTCAGCAGTCTTGGCAATTGAAGATCATGCTCTGTATTTCCGCGATAAACAAGGGCATTAATGGAAGCGGTTGCTTTTCCTTGCAAAGACATTTCCTCATGAATCGTTTTAATTTCCTTGCTTAAATGATGATTGTTAAGATGATATATAACGTCTTTGAGCGAGCGGATGAGGCCAAGCTTAATCAGTTCTCTGATGTGGCTTCCGTAATTGATTAGCCGTTTTTCTTCCTCATGAAACCATACCAGCCCAGGGATCTTATGAATATCCGCATACGTGCCTGTTAGCAGCGAACTGTCAACCGTTACAGACATCGTCGGGAAAGGGCTCACGATGTTTGGAAAAACTTTTCCGTTTTCCATAAAAAATTGGAATGCCGGAGCGGCTCCCTCTTTTACTGCCTTTTCCAGAGGCGGATACATTAAAGAATCAATAAGAAGCATAATAACCCGTTTCTGATTCGCATATGTTGACACGGTTTGATCCATCCTTTGCCTTCTATATCGAGGAACATTTTCATCATTTATATTAACCAATATTTAGGTAAAAGAAACAAACCAAACGGCGATCCGGTGATAAATGCATCTGGAAAGCGGAATGTCCCCGAAAAGACACCAGTGCCGTGCCATCAGCGGAAAAGGGTAAGGAAGGATGCCTGTTAGCATGTTTGTTGATTTATCCAAAAATGCAGTAAGGCTGATGGAAGATGCGATCCCTTTCGAATGCATGAGAGTGGAGCGATGTGCCTATATCTTCAATTAATTTGAAAATACAATTCATTTCTTTCAATTTTACAAGCCGTCTGTATGACTATATAATCTGAAATATAATTAATCATATTTGTTTACTTATAATTAACATAGAGAAAGGAGAACTGTGACGGCAGCTGCTTTTTTGCGTGGCGCAATTCTGCGGAAGAAACATGAACTTAGTTACCAGCTGCTTGGTTTCTCCCGATTTTGCCGCAATTACGTGTAGTCTTGTTGGTACGGTCTTTAGATAATTACATAAAAAATATGAAGATAGAAAAAGGGGGGAGACAAATGAGCGAAGTGGTGGCGGTGCAGCAGCCCATTGACCACGCGGAATATGTGAAGAAAAAAATCGAAGTAAAATCGCTCTATTTTAGTTATGAAGGTGCCGAAATTTTAAAGAACATTCATCTTGATGTGAAAGAAGGCGAATTTTTAGTATTAATGGGGCCAAGCGGTTGTGGAAAGAGCACTTTTTTAAGACTGATAGCCGGTCTGGAGCAGCCGGACAAAGGAGAAATAATCGTGAATGGAGTGCCAACGACACAGAAACTTCCAGATTGCGGCGTCGTCTTTCAAGATTATTCGTTATTCCCTTGGTTATCTGCGGAAGAAAATATTATCCTCGCTCTTAAACAAAAATTAAAGAAAACGAAAAAAGAATTGAAACATATTGCTAGGGAATATTTAGGGCTTGTTCAATTAAGCGATGCGGCCAAAAAATATCCCGGTCAAATGTCCGGGGGAATGAAGCAGCGCGCCGCCATTGCCAGGGCGCTGGCATTTGGTTCAGATTTAATGTTGATGGACGAACCTTTTGGTGCCTTGGACCCTTTGACACGAATCCATTTACAAGATTTATTGTTACAAATCAGCCGCGCTCACAACAGGACGATTGTGTTTGTAACCCATGATGCCGATGAAGCCATCTATTTAGCAGATCGGATTGTGATATTTTCGCTTGGCTCAAGTGCTAAAGGAGCTGTTACAACCAGTGTTGATGTTCCATTTAAAAAGCCGAGAAACCGGAAAACGCTGTTTAGTAGCAGTGAATTTATGGAATTTAGAGAACATGTCTTAACGATCATGAATCAAGGATTGTTGGACAATTTGGAAGAGCAACACGCAGTAGGTTCTGATGGAGATGGAATTTAAAAATGCACATTTGGGGGAGAGAAAGTTGAAACAATTTTTCCGCATTAGTGTGAAACCAGTTTTAGCTGTTCTTATAGCATCATTGGCATTAACAGGATGTGGAACAGATGCAGAAAAAGCGAATTCAAGCGAAGCAAAAAAGGAAAAAACATATGAATTAAAAGTGGGTTACTTGCATGGTCAAGGTGCACCTTTATTTGACGTAGCAAATCATGAGGGGTTTTTTGAGGATGAAAATCTGAAAGTGGAAGGCGTCAGCTTTGCCTCATCGGCAGACGGATTAAATGCGCTGCAAGCCGGAAAAATCGATGTGGGTCTAACATTTGGAACAGCAGCCCCATTAACATTTATTTCAAAAGGCGCTGACTTTTCCATCATTGGCGGCCATTTAGAAGGCGGGCACCCGATTTTAGCCCAGCCAAAAGATAAAGATAAATACAAAACATTGGAAGATTACAAAGGAAAAAAAGTAGGAACGATTCGCATGTTTACTTCTGATATTGTCTTCCGGTCAGCATTGGCAGAAGCAGGAATCGATTGGAAAAAAGATCTGGAAATTATTGAATTTAAAACACCGGGAGATTTGCTTCAAGCCATT
Protein-coding regions in this window:
- a CDS encoding ABC transporter ATP-binding protein, coding for MSEVVAVQQPIDHAEYVKKKIEVKSLYFSYEGAEILKNIHLDVKEGEFLVLMGPSGCGKSTFLRLIAGLEQPDKGEIIVNGVPTTQKLPDCGVVFQDYSLFPWLSAEENIILALKQKLKKTKKELKHIAREYLGLVQLSDAAKKYPGQMSGGMKQRAAIARALAFGSDLMLMDEPFGALDPLTRIHLQDLLLQISRAHNRTIVFVTHDADEAIYLADRIVIFSLGSSAKGAVTTSVDVPFKKPRNRKTLFSSSEFMEFREHVLTIMNQGLLDNLEEQHAVGSDGDGI
- a CDS encoding alkaline phosphatase family protein is translated as MDQTVSTYANQKRVIMLLIDSLMYPPLEKAVKEGAAPAFQFFMENGKVFPNIVSPFPTMSVTVDSSLLTGTYADIHKIPGLVWFHEEEKRLINYGSHIRELIKLGLIRSLKDVIYHLNNHHLSKEIKTIHEEMSLQGKATASINALVYRGNTEHDLQLPRLLTFFPSWNKESKTNGSRLFTYGSFSRISPFKRNGHFWQKFGFNDRFSAQELKYLIETNSLPSFTIVYFPDMDKTVHKNGPMDIKGISKVDKQLQNILDCYDSWEEALKDHYWIIMGDNGQAPVGSDRNKALIDLRKSLHSYQIMALKDGVKDSDEVVLGVNERMAFIYTLNPERAPLPDIAQTLQKDDRIDVIAWMEKESIHVISGVRQGKLMFQPNGDLVDEYGQSWDLVGDAGVLNLTVKNHQIFYDEYPDALARLHSSLTSHRGNYLVASAKPGFEFIGEGSPTHVGGASHGGLHKQDSLVPMIVTGTDSSPKHLRIIDLKDWILTLID
- a CDS encoding ABC transporter substrate-binding protein, which gives rise to MKQFFRISVKPVLAVLIASLALTGCGTDAEKANSSEAKKEKTYELKVGYLHGQGAPLFDVANHEGFFEDENLKVEGVSFASSADGLNALQAGKIDVGLTFGTAAPLTFISKGADFSIIGGHLEGGHPILAQPKDKDKYKTLEDYKGKKVGTIRMFTSDIVFRSALAEAGIDWKKDLEIIEFKTPGDLLQAISSGKVDVAVAANTILLQALKQNLAIVGWSNDLNPSHVCCRVVTRKELLSEDKGEAFKRLLKALIRAERVKNEHPEKAVAAAKAHLKLDDKTVDSIVNEEHSHYSPDPNSKEVKKMWEQMKSIGYIENADGIDLNDYINLDLYERALEELMNEYPEDKDYYQKLLDRFNKQNL